The Anolis carolinensis isolate JA03-04 chromosome 1, rAnoCar3.1.pri, whole genome shotgun sequence genome window below encodes:
- the LOC100554510 gene encoding disintegrin and metalloproteinase domain-containing protein 20-like, whose translation MTFNFVQIMVVILWSVFSETPSHNLPQGFRYASYEVTVPRKLTPRDGQQNSRDISYLLQVEGKSHVMHLRQKRNVVPNLFPIFTYSKEGKLQMDYPFIRNDCFYNGFIQDEPHSLVTLSTCLGGLSGLLHLQNETYEIEPVQASVGFQHVVYQLEGKEDDLRIMCGFTKEEQSRQEAMIQSKEILAARGSIGKWWPHTRYADIAIVVEHQRYVKFNKNETLTGIRVLEIIHMTNTFYKPLGVVISIVGLEIWSEKNPIMISSELNVLLDNFNKWRKRTLNDHLPNDAAHLFVHKFYEHAAGLAFIGTICNSQWASAVEIYMSFSVSFFSVIFAHELGHHLGMNHDGEHCTCEQKSCIMAPFPDEVDKFSDCSYRDYFKRRNAHCLLTAADPNTIFKLKYCGNKIVEKGEQCDCGSESQCRRNSCCQSNCKFHSGAVCNVGKCCANCQYRPAGTLCRKKNSVCDLPEYCTGTSELCPEDVYVQDGAPCNDAAYCYHGNCATHKEQCKMIFGKKATVASENCFRLINARGDRFGNCGVKYGTYSKCKASHILCGRIQCDNVEKLPTLEEDSTIIQTIIGNRHCWGTDYHSESEKVDIGAVTDGTPCGTDMLCVDKQCKNLSTLNYDCDIRKCHNRGICNNRRHCHCDYGWGPPYCMGKGYGGSINSGPILQDRSFVIAGIITGILFVLLSVVLLGAYYRTELRQQFRRLGSSIHPADVTLKESPQKS comes from the coding sequence ATGACTTTTAATTTTGTTCAGATTATGGTGGTGATCTTGTGGAGTGTTTTCAGTGAGACTCCTAGTCATAATCTGCCTCAGGGCTTCAGGTATGCTTCATATGAGGTAACTGTCCCAAGGAAACTGACCCCCCGAGATGGACAACAAAACTCCCGGGATATCAGTTACCTGCTGCAAGTTGAAGGGAAGAGTCATGTCATGCACCTCAGGCAGAAGAGGAATGTTGTCCCTAACCTCTTTCCTATCTTCACATATAGTAAGGAAGGAAAACTCCAAATGGACTACCCATTTATCAGGAATGACTGTTTCTACAATGGTTTCATACAGGATGAGCCTCATTCTTTGGTCACTCTCAGCACTTGCTTAGGAGGACTCAGTGGTTTGTTGCATTTACAAAATGAGACCTATGAAATTGAACCTGTCCAGGCATCTGTTGGCTTTCAGCATGTGGTGTATCAGTTGGAAGGCAAAGAGGATGACCTTCGAATTATGTGTGGGTTCACAAAGGAAGAGCAAAGTCGTCAAGAGGCCATGATCCAAAGTAAAGAGATTTTGGCAGCCCGAGGTTCTATAGGAAAGTGGTGGCCTCATACCAGGTATGCAGATATTGCAATTGTGGTAGAACATCAACGTTATGTCAAgtttaataaaaatgaaacttTAACAGGTATACGGGTTCTAGAGATTATCCATATGACGAATACATTCTATAAACCACTTGGTGTTGTTATATCCATAGTTGGACTGGAGATCTGGTCTGAAAAGAACCCCATAATGATTTCCAGTGAATTGAATGTATTGTTAGATAATTTTAACAAATGGAGAAAACGCACACTGAATGACCATCTACCAAATGATGCTGCTCATTTATTTGTACACAAATTTTATGAACACGCAGCTGGCTTAGCATTTATAGGAACTATCTGTAATTCCCAATGGGCGTCTGCTGTAGAAATATACATGAGTTTCAGTGTGTCCTTTTTTTCTGTTATATTTGCCCATGAATTAGGACATCATCTTGGCATGAACCATGATGGAGAACACTGTACTTGTGAGCAAAAATCCTGCATTATGGCTCCATTTCCAGATGAAGTTGACAAGTTTAGCGATTGTAGCTATAGGGATTACTTCAAACGAAGAAATGCTCATTGCTTATTAACTGCCGCAGATCCAAATACTATATTTAAACTCAAATACTGTGGCAACAAAATCGTGGAAAAAGGAGAACAATGTGACTGTGGTTCAGAAAGCCAATGTCGGCGCAATTCATGTTGCCAATCTAATTGTAAATTTCACTCTGGCGCTGTTTGTAATGTTGGAAAATGCTGTGCCAACTGCCAGTATCGTCCAGCGGGAACTCTCTGTCGGAAAAAAAATAGTGTTTGCGATCTTCCTGAGTACTGCACTGGGACTTCAGAATTGTGTCCTGAAGATGTTTATGTGCAAGATGGTGCCCCATGTAATGATGCTGCATACTGTTATCATGGGAACTGTGCTACTCACAAGGAACAATGCAAAATGATATTTGGGAAGAAAGCCACTGTTGCTTCAGAGAACTGTTTCAGACTAATTAATGCACGGGGTGATCGCTTTGGCAACTGTGGTGTTAAATATGGAACTTACAGCAAATGCAAGGCTAGTCACATCCTGTGTGGTCGAATTCAGTGTGATAATGTGGAGAAATTACCAACTCTAGAGGAAGATAGCACCATAATTCAAACAATCATTGGCAATAGACATTGTTGGGGTACAGACTACCACAGTGAATCAGAAAAGGTTGATATTGGAGCAGTGACAGATGGCACTCCCTGTGGTACGGACATGCTGTGTGTAGACAAGCAATGCAAAAACCTATCCACCTTGAACTATGACTGCGACATAAGGAAATGCCACAATCGGGGAATATGCAACAATCGTAGACATTGTCACTGTGATTATGGCTGGGGTCCTCCTTACTGTATGGGTAAGGGCTATGGTGGCAGTATTAACAGCGGACCCATTCTTCAAGATAGAAGTTTTGTCATTGCAGGGATTATTACAGGAATACTATTTGTCCTCCTATCAGTTGTTTTACTGGGTGCATATTACAGGACTGAACTGAGACAGCAATTTAGAAGATTGGGTTCAAGTATTCATCCAGCAGATGTAACTCTCAAAGAAAGCCCACAAAAGAGCTAA
- the synj2bp gene encoding synaptojanin-2-binding protein, producing MNGGVECLLSEEAIDLTRGPSGLGFNIVGGRDQQHISNDTGIFVSRIKENGAAALDGRLQEGDKILSVNGEELTDMLHQDAVDLFRTAGDYVSLKVQHRLMPQNGPSSHRGDGDSGGIPLAVILVPGLAITMAVVWAFLRYRQRL from the exons ATGAACGGCGGCGTGGAGTGCCTCCTCTCGGAGGAAGCCATCGACCTCACGCGGGGGCCTTCAG GTCTGGGATTCAATATAGTTGGTGGGAGGGACCAACAACACATCTCCAATGACACTGGCATCTTTGTTAGCCGGATCAAAGAAAATGGAGCCGCCGCACTGGATGGACGCCTACAGGAAGGAGATAAAATTTTATCG GTTAATGGTGAGGAGCTGACTGACATGCTCCATCAGGATGCTGTGGATCTCTTCAGGACTGCTGGTGACTACGTTTCCTTAAAGGTTCAACACAGG CTGATGCCCCAGAACGGTCCGTCGAGCCACCGAGGAGATGGAGACTCAGGAGGCATTCCTTTGGCTGTGATTTTGGTGCCTGGACTGGCCATAACGATGGCTGTGGTATGGGCCTTCCTCAGATACCGACAACGGCTGTGA